TCGGGCTCTCTGTTTCTAAGAGATGCCAAAgatccctccccccctcccccagtggctTCAAGCACCTCTTCTATCAATTCCCAAACCAAGCACTCCTTTTCAACAGGtgaaattgagttccaggactgactcccaCTGGGAGGGATTGTAGTCAGCTCTCCGCCCAGCTCCTAACCTGAACATCACGCCCCCTCCAGTCCCACTCAAACACCTTGACTGAAAACTTGAGTCCTGAAAGCAGGCAGGGAAGAAGCAGCATGCAGCCACCAGAAGGAGGGACATGTATACTGAGTAACTGTGCAGTGCATAAAGGGGAgctgaagaaaagaaactgacacCGAATTGTCTTataagacagaaaaggagaaattaactacagcagacaaggaagaaaaagcaTTGAAAATAGACTAGAGAGGAAGTAACCTCAAAACGAGAATTTTTGTGTTTGCTCAGACTTGCTACTCTTGCATTTTAAGGATGGTTTTGCTTTATAAAGGAGATTTTCTATTATTAGAATTTCCTATTACCAGGAAGTGCCATGCTAACTTGCAACACATCCTTGCTGGTACATTCCACTTATCCTCCATGAATGTGGCCATGAAAGACTGCTGCAGCAGGGACCCCAAATTCTTGAGTTTGAGAGAGCtctttatagtttatattttagtcAAATGAGAAAGACTCTTTTTTCTTGGAGCACTGAGTTCTTCTGGTGAAAACTGAGTTCTTTGAACTTTACAGGGAATTTAAGAACCACTGCCAGCAAtgctccagtgtctgcctttctcCCACAGtataagcatttcttttttgaaaatttatttttattttatgtgcattggtgtttttcctacaCGTATGTccgtgtgaaggtgtcagattacAGTGAtatagtatttgtattttaataaataaagcttgcctgaagatcagaggacaaagccagccatacaggccagggagtggtggcacacacatttaatcccaggactcaggagatagaggcagacagatttctgtgagttcaaggctaccctgcaCTACAGTagatcaatccagaaacagatccaggtggtggtggttcacatctttaatcccagtgtttgggagtcacacacttttaatccctgcactaaggaaatggagacaggagtgatatggctgaggggagagaggactataaaggggaagagacaggaactcagtggagtgtggaatCTGAGGAttcggtctgaagatttggtagaggtaaaaggtctctctagtggttggctgctttcttttctgatctttaggttgaaccccaatatctgtctctgggttttattattcatgctacaccagattccctggaactggacttaagacagttgtgatctgccatgtgggtgctaggaattgaaccagggtcctctggaaggacagcagtgctctgtcctctgagccatctctccagcacttcctcttcccatttctttgcctctctatccattttccttattttaaaccAAAAGGACACCAAGGTTCCTCGCAACAAAGTTACCATATCTCCAAGCATGGGGACCCAGCTAGGTAAGTTGTTGGATACCTCGATCCCTGAGCTCCGCCCTAAGGTTTTTGTGTTTGGGACAGCTTCACCTTCAAGGATAGTTTAATAAAATTCACATGTGCATCTTCcaaacacacttccttcagtgaaAGTAAGTCACATGCCCACTCTTGTGCTGGTGATAGTGCTGGCTGGTTATATTCATGGTCTGAGCTGGCCCCCTCCTTGCAGAGTCAGGAAATTTATTAAAGTaattcaaaagataaaattttcCAAAGCTGCGCTGTCTATAGGTAGCCTCTGTAAACAACTTGTCCTTTCTAGAGTCCAAATCTCTTCACAAAAAAATCACTTTCAGAATGCTTGAGAATCATTTGCGGCTAATGCCAGGTAGGTTTGAACTTTATACATTTTACATGGCCATCAAATGTCTATATTTGATAAACAGTCTTAAATGACTGGGTGCTTGTTATCAGATGGCATGAGAACTCAGAGTCCCAGCTTTAGATTAGTGGTCAGGCAAGTGTCAACTTTAGATATTAAGGGAAAAGTGCCGTAGCTGTGTGGCTCTTGTATGGAAGGAAGTGCACGGCTATTCCCTTATCCTTGGCAAAGAGAGGGTTTGGTAGCAAGTTATCTGCACCATCTCCCTGCGGCCCTGTCAGTGTGCAGGCATTCACAAGACGCCCAGCTAAGCTTAACCAGTGCCCCTGCAACACAGCCACTCCAAGTGGCCCAACTGAGAAGCAGTTTTCAACTTCCTGGTGACAATTAATGGCTGAATAGAAGACAGTCTTTTTAAGATTGAGTCCACAGAACATCACTTAAAGTTCAACTCTTAAGGAGGAGCAtctaaggaaggaaaagaaaaatatcccacTACTAAGCCTATAAACCCAAAGCAATAAACAAAGGTTAAGGTTAAAACAACAGAACCCACTCCATTGAATCTCTTAGCCCTCTCTCCCCGACCCTAAAACCTGCGATGGTTGTACTAGTGTTTTATGATAGTCAAAGCCCCAAagcataagttgcttttggtataAATGCTGGAAGGTATCTCTTGTTACTTCAGGGACTATGAAGGATTTAGGCTTCCACATGTAAAATGATCGTGGCCTCTTTTCCAGGCTTTATTAGCTGACCTTCCAGGGTATACCTTTCATAGGTCAGCTGGCCCACCAGAGTAATTAAATTAAAGAGAATGGTGCCCATGCTCTTGGCTCCAGAGCACATGAATGACAAGGATAATGTTTTCTGAGCCACATTCCATAGGGACCTGTCTCGCCACTGCACTCAAGCCCTGCTGCTGGCCTTTAAAGGGACAGTGTTCCTAGTGCCCTGATGCCGTGTATTCCTCCAGCTTCTGAAGACAGCCCTTTCTTTCTAGAACTCTGCAGTAGCTTCTCACTGGCTTTTAGGTCACGAGAGACCCCCCTGCTGTCTGTAGGCAACATCTCCTGGACTGGGCTGCAGCGGCAGCTCATGCTCCACTTTTCCTTTAGCCCTCACTCTGCTCTGTATGGAAGCCATGGCAGCCTCTTTCATGTACCTCTCCTTCTAGAGCTTCCTAAGCTCCCTAATGCCCCTGTGGATGCGCCTATGGATTAAACAGCAGGCAAAACATATCAATGGTATTTTATTAGTTCTATTCCAGGTAAACACATTTAACCAGATTGCGAGCGGCGGTACTGTTAAAGTTAGACAGAAAATCCCTCCAGATAGAACGTCTGTGGCTTGGTGCAGTAATTGGTCTTGACAGCCTCGTGTGTACAGTCACTGTAGTCAGTGTCACACTTGCCACACCGGCAGCTTATGGCAACAGGGTAGGAGAAATAAGGAGCAACATGGCGTGGGCATCCTGGTATCTCCACAGTTCTGTAGATGAAGTCTCTGTATGTACAAACATCCTGGGAGAGCGCATATTTGGAAAGAAACAGCTTGCCGTTGATGTCCTATGGAAAGTAAAGGGATCATAATGCAATAAATTTCACACTGCTTTAGATAGTGCAATAGAAAGACCATAATTTACTGATATCCCTTTATTTCAGTGATGACCTCTAGAGGACTCTTGAACTCTGTTACTCAGTACTAGCTTAACACATCTACACTTAACCCCCCAGAGGCCCTGCCCCCCAAAAGACACTTTCTTCTCATTTACCTTTGATCATGAGAACAAAATGAGGTTTAAATAAATTGGGGGTAGACTATTGCAAatgtatctttatttctttttccaaacAGAGTCACATTGTTATAAATCTGAAAACAATGCTCTTGGCTTCCCAAAGAGACAGCACCATTGGATTTGGGAGATTATGCTATGATTTACCTCACTTACTTTCTAAATATTAACAGATCACTTTCAGCTTATATAATCTGAAGCTAAAAGAAGTACAGTGAACAACATACCCTTGTCATACAATACCCGGCACAGATGGTGGTGTTGATGGCCAGGCAATAGGCACACTCTCTCCTATCCACGTACATTGTATATTCAGTTGGAATACAAAAAGATGCTGCTTGCCCAAATGCAAGAACAAAAAGCACGGAAAGCAGGACGATAGCACTCATGCTGAATCaaagataaaaatcacagaaCTCATTACAGGTATCCTTTCTGTACATTCAGAGGCATGTTTGTGGAAAGCTTATGCATATATCTAAACACACAGCCAATAATGGGGACAGCTAAAATACACTGAATGGTTACTTAGCTCTGAGCCCTACATAAGGTGTTTTTACATATCCAATCTTCTCAGACCTTCTCACATACACTCAGATGCAGCTATGGCCCTGCACACTCATAGTACAGAAGCTCAGATCTTAGAGGTCTTGCCTACAAGTACCACTGAGCTCCCTTGGGAAGTGACATGCAAGCTTGCAATATCAcaacagaaaactgacagcttTTGGTAAACTAAGTGTGAAATAATTCATTCAATGGAGCTGTAATAAAATGCCTGTCATTATAagaattaaatcaataaatattcttTCGGACTGGACTTTTCCAGAATTATAAGTATCTAAAAATGTTGGTTCAACAGCTTAAAAGATTCATATAATTAGAGAtggaaagaa
The genomic region above belongs to Arvicola amphibius chromosome 14, mArvAmp1.2, whole genome shotgun sequence and contains:
- the Tshb gene encoding thyrotropin subunit beta, with translation MSAIVLLSVLFVLAFGQAASFCIPTEYTMYVDRRECAYCLAINTTICAGYCMTRDINGKLFLSKYALSQDVCTYRDFIYRTVEIPGCPRHVAPYFSYPVAISCRCGKCDTDYSDCTHEAVKTNYCTKPQTFYLEGFSV